In one Tachysurus fulvidraco isolate hzauxx_2018 chromosome 16, HZAU_PFXX_2.0, whole genome shotgun sequence genomic region, the following are encoded:
- the LOC113647094 gene encoding heat shock transcription factor-like isoform X3, producing MSGNVDSTLEAEISAGMEVQINRRNFPINLWNLVNDPQICSICWDDSGEGILICPESFKAEVLSKANKEKIFRTTNFISFVRQLNLYGFRKVCPDYKISLKQVGFIQHFYNPNFKRANPELLAKLQRLTPSNRAKLTTGQDVSNHPSTFHPVLNSPDISAVVGNHSCIPGALDPNMPCSQQEVASSTHCGYYPNHLLSRTHLATSSTLARILTVNQLMSRTHLATSSTLARIQTVNQLMSRTTHLATSSTLARILTGNQLMSRTTHLATSSTLARIQTVNQLMSRTTHLATFCTLARIQTVNQLMSRTTHLATSSTLARIQTGNQLMSRTTHLATFCTLARIQIPGRVT from the exons ATGAGCGGAAACGTCGATTCAACATTAGAAGCCGAGATATCAG CTGGGATGGAAGTCCAGATCAACCGAAGAAACTTTCCCATCAACTTGTGGAATTTGGTGAATGATCCTCAGATTTGTTCAATCTGCTGGGATGACAGTGGGGAAGGAATCCTGATCTGTCCAGAGTCCTTCAAAGCTGAAGTGCTGTCTAAAGCCAACAAGGAGAAGATCTTCAGAACTACTAATTTCATCAGTTTTGTTCGTCAGCTAAACCTGTATGGCTTCAGAAAAGTTTGCCCAGACTATAAGATCTCGTTGAAGCAAGTCGGCTTCATACAGCACTTTTACAACCCGAACTTCAAACGGGCAAACCCGGAGCTTCTGGCAAAGCTACAGAGACTCACACCTTCCAACAGGGCCAAGCTTACCACTGGGCAAGATGTCTCCAACCACCCAAGTACTTTTCATCCAGTGCTGAATTCACCCGACATCTCTGCTGTGGTCG GGAATCATAGCTGTATCCCAGGAGCTTTGGATCCCAACATGCCCTGCTCCCAACAAGAAGTTGCCTCCTCCACTCATTGTGGCTATTATCCT AACCACTTATTGTCCAGGACTCATTTAGCCACCTCCAGTACACTGGCCAGGATCCTAACTGTGAATCAGCTGATGTCCAGGACTCATTTAGCCACCTCCAGTACACTGGCCAGGATCCAAACTGTGAATCAGCTGATGTCCAGGACGACTCATTTAGCCACCTCCAGTACACTGGCCAGGATCCTAACTGGGAATCAGCTGATGTCCAGGACGACACATTTAGCCACCTCCAGTACACTGGCCAGGATCCAAACTGTGAATCAGCTGATGTCCAGGACGACTCATTTAGCCACCTTCTGTACACTGGCCAGGATCCAAACTGTGAATCAGCTGATGTCCAGGACGACACATTTAGCCACCTCCAGTACACTGGCCAGGATCCAAACTGGGAATCAGCTGATGTCCAGGACGACTCATTTAGCCACCTTCTGTACACTGGCCAGGATCCAGATCCCAGGAAGAGTCACATGA
- the LOC113647094 gene encoding uncharacterized protein LOC113647094 isoform X2, translating to MSGNVDSTLEAEISAGMEVQINRRNFPINLWNLVNDPQICSICWDDSGEGILICPESFKAEVLSKANKEKIFRTTNFISFVRQLNLYGFRKVCPDYKISLKQVGFIQHFYNPNFKRANPELLAKLQRLTPSNRAKLTTGQDVSNHPRNHSCIPGALDPNMPCSQQEVASSTHCGYYPDSFSHLQYTGQDPNCESADVQDSFSHLQYTGQDPNCESADVQDDSFSHLQYTGQDPNWESADVQDDTFSHLQYTGQDPNCESADVQDDSFSHLLYTGQDPNCESADVQDDTFSHLQYTGQDPNWESADVQDDSFSHLLYTGQDPDPRKSHMNLDTVFDAEDAMEAADFFTLLDL from the exons ATGAGCGGAAACGTCGATTCAACATTAGAAGCCGAGATATCAG CTGGGATGGAAGTCCAGATCAACCGAAGAAACTTTCCCATCAACTTGTGGAATTTGGTGAATGATCCTCAGATTTGTTCAATCTGCTGGGATGACAGTGGGGAAGGAATCCTGATCTGTCCAGAGTCCTTCAAAGCTGAAGTGCTGTCTAAAGCCAACAAGGAGAAGATCTTCAGAACTACTAATTTCATCAGTTTTGTTCGTCAGCTAAACCTGTATGGCTTCAGAAAAGTTTGCCCAGACTATAAGATCTCGTTGAAGCAAGTCGGCTTCATACAGCACTTTTACAACCCGAACTTCAAACGGGCAAACCCGGAGCTTCTGGCAAAGCTACAGAGACTCACACCTTCCAACAGGGCCAAGCTTACCACTGGGCAAGATGTCTCCAACCACCCAA GGAATCATAGCTGTATCCCAGGAGCTTTGGATCCCAACATGCCCTGCTCCCAACAAGAAGTTGCCTCCTCCACTCATTGTGGCTATTATCCT GACTCATTTAGCCACCTCCAGTACACTGGCCAGGATCCTAACTGTGAATCAGCTGATGTCCAGGACTCATTTAGCCACCTCCAGTACACTGGCCAGGATCCAAACTGTGAATCAGCTGATGTCCAGGACGACTCATTTAGCCACCTCCAGTACACTGGCCAGGATCCTAACTGGGAATCAGCTGATGTCCAGGACGACACATTTAGCCACCTCCAGTACACTGGCCAGGATCCAAACTGTGAATCAGCTGATGTCCAGGACGACTCATTTAGCCACCTTCTGTACACTGGCCAGGATCCAAACTGTGAATCAGCTGATGTCCAGGACGACACATTTAGCCACCTCCAGTACACTGGCCAGGATCCAAACTGGGAATCAGCTGATGTCCAGGACGACTCATTTAGCCACCTTCTGTACACTGGCCAGGATCCAGATCCCAGGAAGAGTCACATGAACCTGGACACTGTATTCGATGCAGAAGATGCAATGGAG GCTGCTGATTTCTTCACTCTGCTTGACTTATGA
- the LOC113647094 gene encoding uncharacterized protein LOC113647094 isoform X5, whose protein sequence is MSGNVDSTLEAEISAGMEVQINRRNFPINLWNLVNDPQICSICWDDSGEGILICPESFKAEVLSKANKEKIFRTTNFISFVRQLNLYGFRKVCPDYKISLKQVGFIQHFYNPNFKRANPELLAKLQRLTPSNRAKLTTGQDVSNHPRNHSCIPGALDPNMPCSQQEVASSTHCGYYPDSFSHLQYTGQDPNCESADVQDDSFSHLQYTGQDPNWESADVQDDTFSHLQYTGQDPNCESADVQDDSFSHLLYTGQDPNCESADVQDDTFSHLQYTGQDPNWESADVQDDSFSHLLYTGQDPDPRKSHMNLDTVFDAEDAMEAADFFTLLDL, encoded by the exons ATGAGCGGAAACGTCGATTCAACATTAGAAGCCGAGATATCAG CTGGGATGGAAGTCCAGATCAACCGAAGAAACTTTCCCATCAACTTGTGGAATTTGGTGAATGATCCTCAGATTTGTTCAATCTGCTGGGATGACAGTGGGGAAGGAATCCTGATCTGTCCAGAGTCCTTCAAAGCTGAAGTGCTGTCTAAAGCCAACAAGGAGAAGATCTTCAGAACTACTAATTTCATCAGTTTTGTTCGTCAGCTAAACCTGTATGGCTTCAGAAAAGTTTGCCCAGACTATAAGATCTCGTTGAAGCAAGTCGGCTTCATACAGCACTTTTACAACCCGAACTTCAAACGGGCAAACCCGGAGCTTCTGGCAAAGCTACAGAGACTCACACCTTCCAACAGGGCCAAGCTTACCACTGGGCAAGATGTCTCCAACCACCCAA GGAATCATAGCTGTATCCCAGGAGCTTTGGATCCCAACATGCCCTGCTCCCAACAAGAAGTTGCCTCCTCCACTCATTGTGGCTATTATCCT GACTCATTTAGCCACCTCCAGTACACTGGCCAGGATCCAAACTGTGAATCAGCTGATGTCCAGGACGACTCATTTAGCCACCTCCAGTACACTGGCCAGGATCCTAACTGGGAATCAGCTGATGTCCAGGACGACACATTTAGCCACCTCCAGTACACTGGCCAGGATCCAAACTGTGAATCAGCTGATGTCCAGGACGACTCATTTAGCCACCTTCTGTACACTGGCCAGGATCCAAACTGTGAATCAGCTGATGTCCAGGACGACACATTTAGCCACCTCCAGTACACTGGCCAGGATCCAAACTGGGAATCAGCTGATGTCCAGGACGACTCATTTAGCCACCTTCTGTACACTGGCCAGGATCCAGATCCCAGGAAGAGTCACATGAACCTGGACACTGTATTCGATGCAGAAGATGCAATGGAG GCTGCTGATTTCTTCACTCTGCTTGACTTATGA
- the LOC113647094 gene encoding uncharacterized protein LOC113647094 isoform X4 has product MSGNVDSTLEAEISAGMEVQINRRNFPINLWNLVNDPQICSICWDDSGEGILICPESFKAEVLSKANKEKIFRTTNFISFVRQLNLYGFRKVCPDYKISLKQVGFIQHFYNPNFKRANPELLAKLQRLTPSNRAKLTTGQDVSNHPSTFHPVLNSPDISAVVGNHSCIPGALDPNMPCSQQEVASSTHCGYYPDSFSHLQYTGQDPNCESADVQDDSFSHLQYTGQDPNWESADVQDDTFSHLQYTGQDPNCESADVQDDSFSHLLYTGQDPNCESADVQDDTFSHLQYTGQDPNWESADVQDDSFSHLLYTGQDPDPRKSHMNLDTVFDAEDAMEAADFFTLLDL; this is encoded by the exons ATGAGCGGAAACGTCGATTCAACATTAGAAGCCGAGATATCAG CTGGGATGGAAGTCCAGATCAACCGAAGAAACTTTCCCATCAACTTGTGGAATTTGGTGAATGATCCTCAGATTTGTTCAATCTGCTGGGATGACAGTGGGGAAGGAATCCTGATCTGTCCAGAGTCCTTCAAAGCTGAAGTGCTGTCTAAAGCCAACAAGGAGAAGATCTTCAGAACTACTAATTTCATCAGTTTTGTTCGTCAGCTAAACCTGTATGGCTTCAGAAAAGTTTGCCCAGACTATAAGATCTCGTTGAAGCAAGTCGGCTTCATACAGCACTTTTACAACCCGAACTTCAAACGGGCAAACCCGGAGCTTCTGGCAAAGCTACAGAGACTCACACCTTCCAACAGGGCCAAGCTTACCACTGGGCAAGATGTCTCCAACCACCCAAGTACTTTTCATCCAGTGCTGAATTCACCCGACATCTCTGCTGTGGTCG GGAATCATAGCTGTATCCCAGGAGCTTTGGATCCCAACATGCCCTGCTCCCAACAAGAAGTTGCCTCCTCCACTCATTGTGGCTATTATCCT GACTCATTTAGCCACCTCCAGTACACTGGCCAGGATCCAAACTGTGAATCAGCTGATGTCCAGGACGACTCATTTAGCCACCTCCAGTACACTGGCCAGGATCCTAACTGGGAATCAGCTGATGTCCAGGACGACACATTTAGCCACCTCCAGTACACTGGCCAGGATCCAAACTGTGAATCAGCTGATGTCCAGGACGACTCATTTAGCCACCTTCTGTACACTGGCCAGGATCCAAACTGTGAATCAGCTGATGTCCAGGACGACACATTTAGCCACCTCCAGTACACTGGCCAGGATCCAAACTGGGAATCAGCTGATGTCCAGGACGACTCATTTAGCCACCTTCTGTACACTGGCCAGGATCCAGATCCCAGGAAGAGTCACATGAACCTGGACACTGTATTCGATGCAGAAGATGCAATGGAG GCTGCTGATTTCTTCACTCTGCTTGACTTATGA
- the LOC113647094 gene encoding uncharacterized protein LOC113647094 isoform X1, with protein sequence MSGNVDSTLEAEISAGMEVQINRRNFPINLWNLVNDPQICSICWDDSGEGILICPESFKAEVLSKANKEKIFRTTNFISFVRQLNLYGFRKVCPDYKISLKQVGFIQHFYNPNFKRANPELLAKLQRLTPSNRAKLTTGQDVSNHPSTFHPVLNSPDISAVVGNHSCIPGALDPNMPCSQQEVASSTHCGYYPDSFSHLQYTGQDPNCESADVQDSFSHLQYTGQDPNCESADVQDDSFSHLQYTGQDPNWESADVQDDTFSHLQYTGQDPNCESADVQDDSFSHLLYTGQDPNCESADVQDDTFSHLQYTGQDPNWESADVQDDSFSHLLYTGQDPDPRKSHMNLDTVFDAEDAMEAADFFTLLDL encoded by the exons ATGAGCGGAAACGTCGATTCAACATTAGAAGCCGAGATATCAG CTGGGATGGAAGTCCAGATCAACCGAAGAAACTTTCCCATCAACTTGTGGAATTTGGTGAATGATCCTCAGATTTGTTCAATCTGCTGGGATGACAGTGGGGAAGGAATCCTGATCTGTCCAGAGTCCTTCAAAGCTGAAGTGCTGTCTAAAGCCAACAAGGAGAAGATCTTCAGAACTACTAATTTCATCAGTTTTGTTCGTCAGCTAAACCTGTATGGCTTCAGAAAAGTTTGCCCAGACTATAAGATCTCGTTGAAGCAAGTCGGCTTCATACAGCACTTTTACAACCCGAACTTCAAACGGGCAAACCCGGAGCTTCTGGCAAAGCTACAGAGACTCACACCTTCCAACAGGGCCAAGCTTACCACTGGGCAAGATGTCTCCAACCACCCAAGTACTTTTCATCCAGTGCTGAATTCACCCGACATCTCTGCTGTGGTCG GGAATCATAGCTGTATCCCAGGAGCTTTGGATCCCAACATGCCCTGCTCCCAACAAGAAGTTGCCTCCTCCACTCATTGTGGCTATTATCCT GACTCATTTAGCCACCTCCAGTACACTGGCCAGGATCCTAACTGTGAATCAGCTGATGTCCAGGACTCATTTAGCCACCTCCAGTACACTGGCCAGGATCCAAACTGTGAATCAGCTGATGTCCAGGACGACTCATTTAGCCACCTCCAGTACACTGGCCAGGATCCTAACTGGGAATCAGCTGATGTCCAGGACGACACATTTAGCCACCTCCAGTACACTGGCCAGGATCCAAACTGTGAATCAGCTGATGTCCAGGACGACTCATTTAGCCACCTTCTGTACACTGGCCAGGATCCAAACTGTGAATCAGCTGATGTCCAGGACGACACATTTAGCCACCTCCAGTACACTGGCCAGGATCCAAACTGGGAATCAGCTGATGTCCAGGACGACTCATTTAGCCACCTTCTGTACACTGGCCAGGATCCAGATCCCAGGAAGAGTCACATGAACCTGGACACTGTATTCGATGCAGAAGATGCAATGGAG GCTGCTGATTTCTTCACTCTGCTTGACTTATGA